The following coding sequences lie in one Spea bombifrons isolate aSpeBom1 chromosome 5, aSpeBom1.2.pri, whole genome shotgun sequence genomic window:
- the MASTL gene encoding serine/threonine-protein kinase greatwall, translating into MGVKEKAQTGDTSGCGEKKLNVPQPPSIEDFTIVKPISRGAFGKVYLARRKNNEKLFAVKVVKKADMINKNMMQQVQAERDALALSKSPFIVHLYYSLQSANNIYLVMEYLIGGDVKSLLHIYGYFDEEMAVKYISEVALALDYLHRHGIIHRDLKPDNMLISNEGHIKLTDFGLSKVTLKREINMMDILTTPSMAKPKRDYFRTPGQVLSLISSLGFNTPVRSKMQTSLSSLTPASVDRSQGNFSTPILARKKESSAKGSKLVINCPEVNMSSPSMPVKCLTPNLLKCRGRFGTSSTSSQSHIGISSIESDCCSSPRWENGLQDPDGPPYLNYSRLKNSLSDKSRSKGQIGTVVQSIKLNELECAISPIINRRGARKVNVQDEPVLGDTPLAFSAKAFSRKCLYENNAEDNKENMSKNDMKRLEKLPSSPESPPWLTSSSLETMAYNDEKNLEKSGVKRGYELVEKSPGQDILKEKKCTSEYQRAFKISNVGVNFSTGLTMEIESLLLSDNRRSVQEYPGDDNTEKGYVPPPLTPEKSNTEKPVAKNLLCELEGKDSPNSESEDAENPRPCFSGESDLSSNVSGSENQLEKEVSDVDKSMKELSFEESQNEDRKESTPEDNGVGSVVEKTDKIKHHKLAREELNNTSCDMWASPAPARALTNPKRKPVVAFRSYNSTVNVSNFSEPSRISIGSMDKIHFSMACTGSYPLAVTPAQKDRNYRNSQGLAETPYRTPKSVRRGAPQHENEKILGTPDYLAPELLLGKFHDHAVDWWALGVCLFEFLTGIPPFNDETPAQVFQNILNRDIPWPEEEETLSANAQGAIDILLTIDNTKRAGFKDLRIHPLFHDIEWDTLQNQVMPFIPQPDDETDTAYFEARNNAQHLKVSGFTL; encoded by the exons ATGGGGGTGAAGGAGAAGGCACAGACCGGGGACACGTCTGGCTGCGGGGAGAAGAAGCTCAACGTCCCTCAGCCCCCTTCTATCGAAGACTTCACCATAGTGAAGCCCATTAGCCGGGGCGCGTTCGGTAAAGTCTATCTGGCCCGCCGGAAAAACAATGAAAAGCTCTTTGCTGTCAAG GTTGTCAAGAAGGCAGACATGATTAATAAGAACATGATGCAGCAGGTCCAGGCAGAGAGGGACGCCTTGGCTTTGAGCAAAAGCCCCTTCATCGTTCATTTATACTATTCTCTTCAGTCAGCCAACAACATATACCTG GTCATGGAGTACCTCATCGGTGGGGATGTAAAATCTTTGCTCCATATCTACGGCTACTTTGATGAAGAAATGGCAGTTAAATATATCTCAGAAGTCGCGTTGGCGCTCGATTACCTGCACAGACACGGTATCATTCACAG GGACCTGAAGCCCGACAACATGCTAATCTCAAACGAGGGCCACATAAAATTAACAGACTTTGGCCTCTCTAAAGTTACTCTGAAGCGAG agattaaTATGATGGATATTTTAACAACACCATCCATGGCAAAGCCCAAGCGAGATTATTTCCGAACTCCTGGACAAGTGCTGTCATTAATAAGCTCGTTGGGATTT aACACACCGGTGCGAAGTAAAATGCAGACATCACTTTCATCTTTGACTCCAGCATCTGTAGACAGAAGCCAAGGAAATTTTTCAACTCCTATTttagcaagaaaaaaagaaagctcgGCGAAAGGCAGCAAACTCGTTATAAATT GTCCAGAGGTCAACATGTCCAGCCCCAGCATGCCAGTAAAATGTCTGACTCCCAACCTGCTTAAATGTAGGGGCCGGTTTGGCACATCTAGCACTAGCAGTCAATCCCACATCGGTATATCGAGTATAGAGTCAGATTGCTGCAGCAGTCCCAGATGGGAAAATGGTCTTCAG GACCCAGATGGACCTCCTTATTTGAACTACAGTCGCTTGAAGAATAGTTTGTCTGATAAATCAAGGAGCAAAGGACAAATCGGCACAGTCGTTCAGAGCATTAAACTAAATGAACTGGAGTGTGCTATTTCACCCATCATTAATCGAAGAGGTGCCAGGAAGGTGAATGTCCAAGATGAGCCTGTTCTAGGGGATACCCCTCTCGCTTTCAGTGCAAAAGCTTTTAGCAGGAAATGTCTTTATGAAAATAATGCTGAAGACAATAAGGAGAACATGAGTAAAAACGACATGAAAAGACTTGAAAAACTACCCAGCTCTCCAGAATCTCCCCCTTGGCTGACCAGTTCTTCTTTAGAAACCATGGCATATAATGATGAGAAAAACCTGGAAAAAAGTGGAGTTAAAAGGGGCTATGAGTTGGTTGAGAAGAGCCCTGGACAAGATATTCTAAAGGAGAAGAAGTGTACTTCAGAATACCAACGTGCTTTTAAAATATCGAATGTAGGGGTCAATTTCAGCACCGGTTTAACCATGGAGATCGAGTCACTCTTACTTTCTGATAACAGACGCTCTGTTCAAGAATACCCCGGCGATGATAATACAGAGAAGGGATATGTTCCTCCTCCCTTGACTCCGGAGAAGTCGAATACAGAAAAACCTGTAGCAAAAAATTTGTTGTGTGAGTTAGAAGGAAAGGATAGCCCAAACTCTGAATCAGAAGACGCTGAAAATCCAAGACCTTGTTTCAGTGGAGAGTCTGATCTTTCTTCCAATGTATCTGGGAGTGAAAATCAGCTGGAAAAGGAGGTCTCCGATGTTGACAAAAGCATGAAAGAACTATCCTTTGAGGAGTCGCAAAATGAAGACCGTAAGGAATCCACCCCTGAGGATAACGGTGTAGGCTCTGTAGTTGAGAAGACCGATAAGATCAAGCACCACAAACTGGCAAGAGAGGAGTTGAATAATACTTCGTGTGATATGTGGGCATCTCCTGCTCCAGCCAGAGCACTGACCAACCCTAAAAGGAAGCCCGTGGTGGCTTTTCGAAGCTACAATAGCACCGTGAATGTATCGAATTTCTCGGAACCCTCCAGAATCAGTATCGGTTCCATGGATAAAATCCATTTTTCTATGGCGTGCACAGGTTCTTATCCATTGGCTGTTACACCAGCTCAGAAAGACCGGAATTACAGAAATTCCCAG GGACTTGCGGAGACGCCTTACAGAACACCAAAGAGTGTGAGAAGGGGAGCGCCGCAGCATGAAAATGAGAAAATTCTCGGGACTCCAGACTACCTGGCACCAGAGCTGCTTCTGGGCAAGTTTCACG ATCACGCTGTGGACTGGTGGGCGCTCGGCGTTTGCTTGTTCGAGTTCTTAACGGGCATTCCCCCTTTTAACGATGAAACACCGGCCCAAGTGTTCCAGAACATTCTAAATAGAG ACATCCCCTggccagaagaagaagaaaccctATCTGCAAATGCCCAAGGGGCTATAGATATTCTCCTGACCATAGATAACACAAAGAGAGCTGGGTTTAAAG ATCTGAGAATTCACCCGCTCTTCCACGACATCGAATGGGACACCTTACAGAACCAAGTTATGCCATTCATACCACAGCCCGATGATGAAACCGACACGGCTTACTTTGAAGCCAGGAATAACGCGCAGCATCTCAAAGTGTCCGGCTTCACCCTTTAG